The DNA region CAGAATGGGCAAAGTTAATCATTAAGAGGATTCCATAGACCATTGTATAGCCCAATGCCAGAAGGGCATAAATGCCTCCTAATGTTACGCCATTTAAAAGCTGTGAGATAAACATTATTCCTCTCTGAAGAAATTCAAAATAGAACGGAGGAGCTTAAAGAACGGAAGGGCTAACCAAAAGCTTTCTTGCTTCCGAGCTTTAAGCGCTTCCACACTTTCCTTCATTGCTTTCCTTAAAATTAGCTAAACACATACCATCCATAATTGCTCTTTTACCCTATTCCTTAATCAATACAAATTTTTCTCCCTCTACCTTATAAACACTAATAGCCTTATTTAGGGTATCTCCCTTTTCGTCAAATTTTGTTTCCCCTAAAATCCCTTGATAACTAATATTTTTTACCCACTTAATGACTTTTGCGTTATCAAGACCAGAATTAGAAATTGCAGATATGATTATATTAACCGCCTCATAGGTATAATGGTCATATGGCTGACTTTCTACATTTGGATATTTGTTTTTAAATCTTTCCAAAAAACCTTGTGCTTCCTGTATATTCTCTATTCCAACACCAACCATTGTTATAAAATCTCCCTCTCCCGCACTTCCTGCAATCTTTATATATTCTGGGCTAAAAAGGCCATCGCCTCCAATTAAAGGAACATTTAAACCAAGCTCTTTTGCCTGCTTTGAAATTAAGCCACCCTCACCATAGACACCACCAAAATAAATAGCTTCTGGCTTTTTATCCTTTATTGAAATCAAAAGGGCTTTAAAATCCTTATCTGCTATATTTATTCCATCAAATGAAAGAATTGTCCCCTTGTTTTCTTCAAATTTTTTCTTAAATTCCTCTGCCAAACCCTGTCCATACGCTGTTTTATCATGGATTATAGCAACATTCTTAATACCCAGCTTATTTATCATAAAATCTGCTCCAAAGCTTCCCTGGACATCGTCTGTTGTACAGACCCTAAAAACATTTGGGAGCCCTTGAAGGGTTAGCTTTGGATTTGTAGATGCTGGGCTAATCATTATAAGGTTTTTCTTTGCATAAATTTTAGATGCAGGGATTGAACATCCAGAATTTAGATGTCCAACAACGCCATAAATATTAGGGTCTGATATAATTTGAGATGCTACATTAACAGCCTCCTTTGGGTCTGCCCTGTCATCAAAACAGACAAGCTCAAATTTACCCTCTGTTTCCTC from bacterium includes:
- a CDS encoding branched-chain amino acid ABC transporter permease, with translation MFISQLLNGVTLGGIYALLALGYTMVYGILLMINFAHS
- a CDS encoding branched-chain amino acid ABC transporter substrate-binding protein, which codes for MKKELFFGIAILILAGCCPPKKEENVVKIALVCPLTGDLAAMGQGMKRGAEMAIEETEGKFELVCFDDRADPKEAVNVASQIISDPNIYGVVGHLNSGCSIPASKIYAKKNLIMISPASTNPKLTLQGLPNVFRVCTTDDVQGSFGADFMINKLGIKNVAIIHDKTAYGQGLAEEFKKKFEENKGTILSFDGINIADKDFKALLISIKDKKPEAIYFGGVYGEGGLISKQAKELGLNVPLIGGDGLFSPEYIKIAGSAGEGDFITMVGVGIENIQEAQGFLERFKNKYPNVESQPYDHYTYEAVNIIISAISNSGLDNAKVIKWVKNISYQGILGETKFDEKGDTLNKAISVYKVEGEKFVLIKE